Proteins encoded in a region of the Sulfurimonas marina genome:
- a CDS encoding peptidylprolyl isomerase, with translation MRKILFILLFASFIEAKVYDGVAVVVKNEAITLEDIKKEMKTSHTDVKQATDVLIRQKLEAAEIEERKIVVSSSEVYDDIKQMASRNNMSISDFYNAVREANGLSSTELKEKVKQKLLSQKLYSAIAYASMDEPSDEEINEYYELHKEEFSHPASFTVVIYDAQSKELLQEKVDNPMFYSPEIATNEQVLPYERISPELSSLLSRTPLHTFTPVVPNGKGGFMSFYIKSVESAKTAGIASVKNQIINAIMAGKREVVLNDYFARLRDNADINIIRMPDDQ, from the coding sequence ATGAGAAAGATTTTATTTATTTTATTATTTGCAAGTTTTATAGAAGCGAAAGTATATGACGGTGTAGCGGTAGTTGTGAAAAATGAAGCTATCACTTTAGAAGATATAAAAAAAGAGATGAAAACTTCCCATACTGATGTAAAACAAGCGACAGATGTATTGATACGTCAAAAACTTGAAGCAGCTGAAATTGAGGAGAGAAAAATTGTAGTTTCTTCTTCAGAAGTGTATGATGATATTAAGCAGATGGCCTCAAGAAACAATATGAGCATCAGTGATTTTTATAATGCGGTAAGAGAAGCTAACGGACTAAGCTCTACAGAATTAAAAGAGAAGGTAAAACAAAAGCTTTTATCGCAAAAACTTTACAGTGCTATCGCTTATGCTTCAATGGATGAACCGAGCGATGAGGAGATCAATGAATATTATGAACTTCACAAAGAGGAATTTTCCCATCCTGCATCTTTTACGGTTGTGATCTATGATGCACAAAGTAAAGAGTTACTACAGGAAAAAGTTGATAATCCTATGTTTTACTCACCTGAGATTGCAACGAACGAACAGGTATTACCATATGAGAGAATTTCCCCTGAATTATCTTCGCTATTAAGCAGAACTCCTCTACACACTTTTACACCTGTTGTTCCAAACGGTAAAGGGGGCTTTATGAGTTTCTACATTAAGTCTGTAGAGTCTGCAAAAACAGCAGGAATCGCAAGTGTAAAGAACCAGATCATCAATGCAATTATGGCGGGGAAAAGGGAAGTTGTATTAAACGACTATTTCGCAAGGTTACGCGACAATGCGGATATTAACATCATTAGGATGCCTGATGATCAGTGA
- a CDS encoding pilus assembly protein N-terminal domain-containing protein gives MKKILALVFLAISMQLYANDLVVFDNEYNIVPLHKTIKKVVVGNKDMINVSLLKGEGSSRFLKIFGKETGTTSILLVYRDGSMQNYHVYVNKNLGYIQKMVNFIEPSLRLNKVGDGSTVMTGTFKDPHNKNRVYKLLENAGVDLNTTMDLTETNKVNKMIRTKLYLVEINNKKARDLGGVTGLDFFSKHSGLSINSAASNWATFSGWLLDETGRFTASTGTSVTGMLNFLEEKGIGKILDDTVLISTEDKNASFRVGGEVYIPVGMTQNAGYAPTINVAEREYGLTLVLNTKFMEKDGYMYIDVDIKDSEFDTNKEHDVQLGDNIFVPSFVSKNIKTNVVVKSGQVIALGGRLHSEDVDQEEKLPLLGDIPVVGDFFTHSVKSTQGNDLLFFLVPEIVDANENVDDRRYYRDFTNNSTKLHDTLLDMDSTIEVQKEPLAVKNDTVVIQQPVIVEEQNTTINDEVIPVIEEEEKEAVSEDIIEVSEEENKKVEETGIYEVNIENIYVRDNPSTTDSQKVSVWKAGHKFKVGDEKLIDGIEWLKIDEDCLTECEKLENSLWISKKYTNKL, from the coding sequence ATGAAGAAAATTTTAGCGTTAGTGTTTTTAGCGATAAGTATGCAACTTTACGCAAATGATTTGGTTGTATTTGATAATGAATATAATATAGTGCCATTGCATAAAACTATAAAAAAAGTAGTTGTCGGTAATAAAGATATGATTAATGTCTCTTTACTCAAAGGTGAAGGCTCTAGTAGATTTTTAAAGATATTTGGTAAAGAAACAGGGACAACATCTATACTGTTAGTTTATAGAGACGGCAGCATGCAAAATTATCATGTATATGTGAACAAAAACTTAGGGTACATACAAAAGATGGTTAACTTTATTGAACCTAGTTTGAGGCTTAATAAAGTAGGGGACGGCTCAACAGTAATGACTGGAACTTTTAAAGATCCTCACAATAAAAACAGAGTTTACAAGCTTCTTGAAAATGCAGGAGTCGATCTTAACACAACAATGGATCTGACAGAGACAAATAAAGTAAATAAAATGATTAGAACTAAGCTTTATTTGGTTGAGATTAACAATAAAAAAGCAAGAGATCTTGGTGGAGTGACAGGACTGGACTTTTTTAGTAAACATAGTGGATTATCTATAAATTCAGCAGCAAGCAATTGGGCAACTTTTAGTGGATGGCTTTTAGATGAGACTGGAAGATTTACTGCTTCAACTGGAACATCTGTAACAGGGATGTTGAACTTTTTGGAAGAGAAGGGGATAGGTAAAATTTTAGATGATACCGTGCTAATCTCAACCGAAGATAAAAATGCTTCGTTTCGTGTAGGTGGTGAAGTATATATACCTGTAGGGATGACGCAAAATGCAGGATATGCACCAACAATCAATGTAGCGGAAAGAGAATACGGTTTGACATTGGTATTAAATACAAAGTTTATGGAAAAAGATGGCTATATGTATATCGATGTAGACATTAAAGATAGTGAATTCGATACAAATAAAGAGCATGATGTACAGCTGGGGGACAATATATTCGTACCCTCCTTTGTAAGTAAAAACATTAAGACAAATGTTGTTGTTAAATCTGGACAAGTGATTGCACTTGGAGGACGACTCCATTCAGAGGATGTTGATCAAGAAGAGAAACTTCCACTTCTTGGAGATATTCCTGTAGTTGGAGACTTTTTTACCCATTCGGTAAAAAGTACTCAAGGGAATGATCTTCTTTTCTTCTTAGTCCCTGAAATAGTTGACGCAAACGAAAATGTAGATGACAGACGATACTATAGAGATTTTACAAACAATAGTACTAAACTGCACGATACACTTTTAGATATGGATAGCACTATAGAAGTTCAAAAAGAACCTTTGGCAGTTAAAAACGATACTGTTGTAATACAACAGCCTGTAATTGTAGAGGAGCAAAATACAACTATAAACGATGAGGTTATACCCGTAATTGAAGAGGAGGAAAAAGAAGCTGTTTCAGAGGATATTATTGAAGTTTCCGAAGAGGAGAATAAAAAAGTAGAGGAAACTGGTATATATGAAGTGAATATCGAAAACATTTATGTACGTGATAATCCCTCAACGACAGACTCTCAAAAAGTCTCAGTTTGGAAAGCGGGACATAAATTTAAAGTGGGCGATGAAAAGCTAATAGATGGGATTGAATGGTTAAAGATCGATGAAGATTGTTTGACAGAGTGTGAGAAGTTAGAAAATAGTTTATGGATCTCAAAAAAATACACAAATAAATTATAA
- a CDS encoding GAF domain-containing protein, producing MKYVTRSQKLAEFAKELLDKKSLEQGLPHIAKYVKEVVGAERCSIFIYNAAKNELWTTLADGIEKINIPSNKGIVGYTIKVKKPVITNDAYSHPEFLTEIDEQTGYKTNNIVTAPIFNSQRDIIGVLELLNKADDFDNDDVRFMIFFAHYVSGFIELLNTYKDEEVDE from the coding sequence ATGAAGTACGTAACTAGATCACAAAAATTAGCTGAGTTTGCAAAAGAGCTGCTAGATAAAAAATCGTTAGAGCAAGGGCTTCCCCATATTGCAAAATATGTAAAAGAGGTAGTGGGGGCTGAGAGATGCTCTATTTTTATCTATAATGCCGCAAAAAATGAATTATGGACAACACTTGCTGATGGGATTGAGAAGATCAATATTCCATCAAACAAAGGGATTGTAGGCTATACGATCAAAGTGAAAAAACCTGTCATTACAAACGATGCTTATTCCCATCCTGAATTTTTAACTGAGATAGATGAACAAACAGGATATAAAACAAATAATATTGTAACAGCACCTATTTTTAATTCACAAAGGGATATTATCGGTGTACTGGAGCTGTTAAATAAAGCAGATGATTTTGATAATGATGATGTTCGTTTTATGATCTTTTTTGCACACTATGTAAGTGGTTTTATTGAGTTATTAAATACATACAAAGATGAGGAAGTTGATGAATAA
- a CDS encoding deoxycytidylate deaminase — protein sequence MISDKSFINIAVEIANASKCVSKQVGAVIVKDGRILSTGYNGTPAGYINCCEHWENEYTSDHHEWSKTYEIHAEMNAIIWAARKGISIEGATIYVTLEPCSECSKNLIASGIKRIVYLKPYEHTHSEVISKFIRDNGVIIERLKVEQ from the coding sequence ATGATCAGTGATAAAAGTTTTATAAATATTGCAGTAGAGATAGCAAATGCTTCAAAGTGTGTTTCAAAACAAGTTGGAGCAGTGATCGTAAAAGACGGCAGAATCCTCAGCACGGGTTACAACGGTACACCTGCAGGATATATCAACTGTTGTGAACACTGGGAAAATGAATATACTTCTGATCATCATGAATGGAGTAAAACATACGAGATCCATGCTGAGATGAACGCAATTATCTGGGCAGCTAGAAAAGGGATCTCTATTGAAGGTGCAACTATCTATGTAACGCTTGAGCCTTGTAGTGAATGTAGTAAAAACCTTATCGCTTCAGGGATTAAAAGAATAGTGTATCTCAAACCGTATGAGCATACACACTCAGAAGTTATCTCTAAGTTTATACGGGATAACGGAGTGATTATAGAGAGATTAAAAGTAGAGCAGTAG
- a CDS encoding SAF domain-containing protein, whose amino-acid sequence MKNKQMRMVVLILIGLVLFTTSLALLMYSKQSALENQVNKVKFVEIFVTTRDIQKGELLSANTIKKAKLPQEYLVGMPLTASEIIGRYAVVDIFKNEPIREQKIALVKPQEQNSSVVIKSKVQQEKPELKDEVFDTVSIPISVFKNIDTSLRKGDKIDIVSVENTQKGREIDFKTKYIALNITIDSFVANGKMTNSYLSSYVEGKPVFAQNIILEISPKDIKNFLMLYYKTQALNGNRVYNTKGNSGHLWIVKCSKVQDEDIQKKKEKMLADYVATVKQRRAIKRLDEASISYEQ is encoded by the coding sequence ATGAAAAATAAACAGATGAGAATGGTGGTACTAATTTTAATTGGTTTAGTACTTTTTACAACATCACTTGCTTTATTGATGTACTCAAAGCAGAGTGCACTTGAAAATCAAGTGAACAAAGTAAAGTTTGTTGAAATATTTGTTACAACAAGAGATATTCAAAAAGGGGAACTTTTAAGTGCAAATACTATTAAAAAAGCAAAGTTACCTCAAGAGTATCTTGTAGGGATGCCCTTAACGGCAAGTGAAATTATAGGAAGATATGCAGTTGTAGATATATTCAAAAATGAGCCGATCCGTGAGCAGAAAATAGCACTCGTCAAACCGCAAGAACAAAACAGTAGTGTAGTGATAAAAAGTAAAGTACAACAAGAGAAACCTGAGTTAAAAGATGAAGTATTTGATACTGTTTCAATTCCAATATCTGTTTTTAAAAATATAGATACATCACTTAGAAAAGGGGATAAGATAGATATTGTTTCTGTCGAAAATACTCAAAAGGGTCGTGAAATCGATTTTAAAACAAAATATATTGCTCTAAATATTACTATAGACTCTTTTGTAGCTAATGGAAAAATGACAAACAGTTATCTCTCATCATATGTGGAAGGTAAACCTGTATTTGCACAAAATATTATTTTAGAGATCTCTCCAAAAGATATAAAAAACTTTTTAATGCTTTACTATAAAACACAAGCACTTAACGGTAACCGAGTTTATAATACAAAAGGTAATAGTGGACACCTATGGATTGTAAAGTGTTCTAAAGTACAAGATGAAGATATCCAAAAGAAAAAAGAGAAGATGTTGGCAGATTATGTTGCTACAGTAAAGCAAAGAAGAGCTATAAAACGTTTAGATGAGGCAAGTATCTCTTATGAACAATAA
- a CDS encoding type II secretion system F family protein gives MIGGLALALLFVSILVIGFGIFWLIKIRYKHYKLIEYIFQLDNANSVMNKVENSKKAEFKVKLTRAGLTRKEFNEILIASVLAGASIIALPFILDMGQLFTILLVIIGMGIMGLAPFLYIDEQMKARIKRIDNDLAVFIDLLIIILEGGGGLNNAIDKVTSDATEVLGKDLIEESKIFKYEFITYGNEVACRNLASRTGSEAIASIAGFMRLSEETGIGVKSVFENQAVEIKQNEILGIEKKAATMNINITFIMFLFILPAVIAMVAFPMAADVLMPGF, from the coding sequence ATGATAGGGGGACTTGCATTAGCTTTGTTGTTTGTATCGATCCTGGTTATCGGCTTTGGAATTTTTTGGCTGATCAAGATCAGATATAAACACTATAAGCTTATAGAATATATTTTTCAGTTGGATAATGCAAATTCTGTAATGAATAAAGTGGAAAACAGTAAAAAGGCTGAATTTAAAGTAAAACTGACTCGTGCAGGACTTACAAGAAAAGAGTTTAATGAGATTTTAATAGCTTCAGTTTTAGCAGGGGCTTCAATTATTGCGCTCCCGTTTATTTTAGATATGGGACAACTATTTACTATTTTGCTTGTAATTATAGGTATGGGAATAATGGGTCTAGCTCCTTTTTTATATATAGATGAACAGATGAAAGCAAGAATCAAAAGAATCGATAACGATCTTGCTGTTTTTATTGATCTGCTAATTATTATCTTAGAAGGTGGTGGGGGACTTAATAATGCCATAGATAAGGTTACAAGTGATGCGACGGAAGTTTTAGGTAAGGATCTTATTGAGGAATCTAAAATCTTTAAATATGAGTTTATTACTTATGGAAATGAAGTAGCATGTAGAAACCTTGCTTCTAGAACAGGTTCTGAAGCGATAGCGTCAATTGCCGGTTTTATGCGTCTATCTGAAGAAACAGGTATCGGTGTAAAGTCAGTTTTTGAAAATCAGGCCGTTGAAATTAAACAAAATGAGATCTTAGGTATTGAAAAAAAAGCAGCAACGATGAATATAAACATCACATTTATTATGTTTCTATTTATTTTACCTGCAGTGATAGCAATGGTTGCATTTCCGATGGCTGCAGATGTGTTGATGCCGGGATTTTAA
- a CDS encoding type II secretion system F family protein, with protein MMHLNYVKDVVFSKDSEVEALLNAAKEKNDKQSLWAKLRAYLFLGGIKISIELFLIFVLMFIVIVDFLLVLFLQHWSGFIIGTPIALLLTYMFLKMVIRRRKKEFNRALAVAISVLVKMMKNGIGFEQALFKSISVSSSKLLKEVFQDFFQEKNTVGEVQAFENMYKHVDSKELKIFALAIKIGRESGGQFSNTLAKVEETISYRKKMQDKVDVLTREGNFGSYVVVGIAILLYFILNGNFDGKIHQYFMESEFGRFQLLGIMIWVFLGMLANSFITKVDK; from the coding sequence ATGATGCATTTAAATTATGTCAAAGATGTTGTTTTTTCTAAAGATTCTGAAGTTGAGGCTTTATTGAATGCAGCAAAAGAGAAAAATGATAAACAGTCATTATGGGCAAAATTACGTGCATACCTTTTTTTGGGTGGTATAAAAATATCTATAGAGTTATTTTTAATTTTTGTACTGATGTTTATAGTAATAGTAGATTTTTTACTTGTTTTATTTTTACAACATTGGTCAGGATTTATTATAGGTACACCAATCGCATTATTACTCACATATATGTTTCTTAAAATGGTTATAAGACGTAGAAAAAAAGAGTTTAACAGAGCTTTAGCTGTAGCTATTTCAGTTCTTGTAAAGATGATGAAAAACGGTATAGGTTTTGAGCAGGCGCTTTTTAAGTCAATTTCTGTTTCAAGTTCAAAGCTTTTAAAAGAGGTATTTCAAGATTTTTTTCAAGAAAAAAATACAGTAGGTGAAGTACAAGCTTTTGAAAATATGTATAAACATGTTGATTCAAAAGAGTTAAAGATCTTTGCACTTGCCATCAAAATTGGTAGAGAAAGTGGTGGTCAGTTCTCAAATACATTGGCTAAGGTTGAAGAGACGATAAGTTACAGAAAAAAGATGCAAGATAAAGTTGATGTTTTAACAAGGGAAGGGAACTTTGGTTCTTATGTAGTAGTGGGTATTGCAATTCTTTTATATTTTATATTAAACGGTAATTTTGATGGAAAAATTCATCAGTACTTTATGGAATCAGAATTTGGAAGATTTCAATTGCTAGGAATCATGATATGGGTCTTTTTAGGGATGCTTGCTAATAGTTTTATTACAAAGGTAGATAAATGA
- a CDS encoding NAD(P)-binding domain-containing protein, with translation MDKIYNLAIVGAGPAGIATAVESYLQGIRDIVLLEKDIKHNSTIRKYYKDNKRVDVEWKGQKVELDGNIYFIDGTKESTLDFFDEILDNHSVELQTQVEVQSIKKEDGYFEVFMAGSSIKAKYVVVTIGRMGKPNKPSYKIPPSIRKKINYTTDECSENEKILVVGGGDSAVEYAVDLSAKNDVTICYRRETFRRANPTNQRDISNAIMHKEVNPLLGIDIDGLEDENGKVKVLFCDETTDIYDRVIYAIGGTTPSAFLSSSGIQEEDGKPVHNDYYETNIEGLFVAGDITQESGGSIALGLNHGYAIACHIQNREC, from the coding sequence ATGGATAAAATCTACAATTTAGCAATAGTGGGAGCTGGGCCTGCTGGGATTGCGACTGCTGTTGAAAGTTACCTACAAGGGATTCGTGATATCGTTTTACTTGAAAAAGATATCAAACACAACTCTACAATCAGAAAATATTACAAAGATAACAAACGTGTCGATGTTGAATGGAAAGGGCAAAAAGTTGAACTTGACGGAAACATCTACTTTATAGACGGGACTAAAGAATCTACTTTAGATTTCTTTGACGAGATCCTAGATAATCATTCGGTTGAGCTCCAAACTCAGGTAGAGGTACAGTCTATCAAAAAAGAGGATGGGTACTTTGAAGTGTTTATGGCCGGAAGCAGTATCAAAGCAAAATATGTAGTGGTAACTATCGGACGTATGGGAAAACCGAACAAACCATCTTACAAAATTCCTCCAAGTATCAGAAAAAAAATCAACTATACAACAGATGAATGTAGTGAAAATGAAAAGATCTTGGTAGTTGGCGGTGGAGACAGTGCTGTTGAATATGCAGTTGATCTAAGCGCTAAAAACGATGTTACGATCTGCTATAGACGTGAGACATTCAGACGTGCAAACCCTACAAACCAAAGGGATATCTCAAATGCGATCATGCACAAAGAGGTCAATCCCCTCCTTGGCATCGACATTGATGGACTTGAAGATGAAAACGGTAAAGTAAAAGTGCTTTTCTGCGATGAAACGACAGATATATATGACAGAGTTATTTATGCTATCGGCGGTACAACACCAAGTGCTTTTTTATCAAGTTCAGGAATTCAAGAAGAGGATGGAAAACCTGTTCACAATGATTATTACGAAACAAATATAGAGGGTCTTTTTGTTGCAGGTGACATCACTCAAGAGAGTGGAGGAAGTATTGCACTAGGGCTTAACCACGGATATGCAATCGCTTGTCATATCCAAAACAGAGAGTGCTAA
- the gltX gene encoding glutamate--tRNA ligase translates to MVVTRFAPSPTGYLHIGGLRTALFSYLWARKNGGKFVLRIEDTDKARNSEEATEAILKAFNWLGLVADGEVTYQSKRDDIYAKYIEQLLEEGKAYKCYMTKEELEELRETQMANKERAKYDGRYRDFEGTPPEGVEPVIRIKAPITGEIIVRDGVKGDITFQAEDILDDFIIARSDGSPTYNFVVAVDDALMGINEVIRGDDHLSNTPKQIVVYEALGFDIPKFYHVPMIHNSQGKKLSKRDGATDVMAYKEMGYTPEALLNFLVRLGWSHGDQEIFSMEEMMELFDPKDINKSASIYNTEKLDWLNSHYIKNTSNETLVELLHDYELVLTSHDKKEILLDALKERAKTLQELSEQAKEIIATPTSYDEKAMKKAVKADTSAIIENFKAKLIAAEGIHMPTEYHHLIEAVVNEMEIGFGKIGQPLRIAMLGKMGGPGLDVIMSVIGKEESLKRIESFLDSL, encoded by the coding sequence ATGGTTGTTACTCGTTTTGCTCCAAGTCCTACAGGATACTTACACATTGGTGGTTTGAGAACTGCACTTTTTTCTTACTTATGGGCAAGAAAAAACGGTGGAAAATTTGTTTTACGTATTGAAGATACAGATAAAGCTAGAAATTCTGAAGAAGCGACGGAAGCGATCCTCAAAGCATTTAACTGGTTAGGGCTTGTTGCTGATGGAGAGGTAACATACCAAAGTAAACGTGACGATATCTACGCAAAATACATCGAGCAACTCCTTGAAGAGGGAAAAGCCTACAAGTGTTATATGACTAAAGAGGAGCTAGAAGAGCTTCGTGAAACACAAATGGCAAATAAAGAGCGTGCAAAGTATGACGGTAGATACCGTGACTTTGAAGGGACTCCTCCTGAGGGTGTTGAGCCGGTTATCCGTATTAAAGCTCCTATTACAGGTGAGATCATAGTGCGTGACGGTGTAAAAGGGGATATCACTTTTCAAGCGGAAGATATCTTAGATGACTTCATTATTGCTAGATCTGATGGAAGCCCTACATATAACTTTGTTGTAGCTGTTGATGATGCTTTAATGGGGATCAACGAAGTTATCCGCGGAGATGATCACCTCTCAAATACTCCAAAACAGATCGTAGTGTATGAGGCTCTTGGGTTTGATATTCCGAAGTTTTATCATGTGCCTATGATACACAATTCACAAGGGAAAAAACTCTCTAAACGTGACGGTGCAACCGATGTTATGGCTTACAAAGAGATGGGTTACACTCCTGAAGCACTGCTGAACTTTTTAGTACGTCTTGGATGGAGTCATGGAGATCAGGAGATCTTCTCAATGGAAGAGATGATGGAGCTTTTTGATCCAAAAGATATCAATAAATCAGCTTCGATCTACAATACTGAAAAATTAGACTGGCTAAACTCTCACTATATCAAAAACACGAGTAACGAAACTCTTGTAGAACTGTTACATGACTACGAGCTCGTACTCACATCTCACGATAAAAAAGAGATCTTACTCGATGCACTTAAAGAGCGTGCGAAAACACTTCAAGAGTTAAGTGAACAAGCAAAAGAGATCATTGCGACTCCTACAAGTTACGATGAAAAAGCTATGAAAAAAGCTGTAAAAGCAGATACTTCTGCAATTATCGAGAACTTCAAAGCTAAACTTATCGCGGCTGAAGGTATCCACATGCCTACAGAGTATCATCACCTAATAGAAGCTGTAGTAAACGAGATGGAGATCGGTTTTGGTAAAATCGGGCAACCATTACGTATAGCTATGCTTGGGAAAATGGGTGGACCTGGTCTTGATGTGATTATGTCTGTGATTGGAAAAGAGGAAAGTTTAAAAAGGATAGAGAGCTTTTTAGACTCTTTGTAA
- the arsC gene encoding arsenate reductase (glutaredoxin) (This arsenate reductase requires both glutathione and glutaredoxin to convert arsenate to arsenite, after which the efflux transporter formed by ArsA and ArsB can extrude the arsenite from the cell, providing resistance.), with protein MGKITIWHNPRCSKSRQALSLVEENGCEKEIVKYLEETPTKDEIKNILSMLGVSAREMMRTKEDIYKELDLKDENNEEKLIDAMVANPKLIERPIVIKNDKAVIARPPEKALELLS; from the coding sequence ATGGGGAAAATAACAATTTGGCACAATCCTCGATGTTCAAAATCTCGTCAAGCACTTTCACTTGTAGAGGAAAACGGATGTGAAAAAGAGATTGTAAAATATTTAGAAGAGACACCGACAAAAGATGAGATTAAAAACATACTCTCTATGTTAGGAGTTTCTGCAAGAGAGATGATGCGTACAAAAGAGGATATCTACAAAGAATTAGATCTAAAAGACGAGAACAATGAAGAGAAGCTGATCGATGCTATGGTTGCAAATCCAAAGCTCATCGAACGCCCTATTGTGATAAAAAATGACAAAGCAGTGATCGCAAGACCACCTGAAAAAGCACTTGAACTTCTTTCATAA
- a CDS encoding CpaF family protein gives MALREKIRGFSNALESDVEAKVPEEDIVVDDLSCTSFCFPLLYRDEQYYELACHIYDRFIEKLNVKAELTEKMVREVVLKHISEFSIPKTSLKGEIADFLIDNLLYYGPITTIARLAGNGLNDIIVNTKDYIDVIYEGQTLTTPFRFRSEEDLRKIISRMLNESNRKVDESSPIASAKLPDGSRIEIQIPPIAANIDKDGNPGSYVTVRKFREIPLLFESLIDSHMIDLKMAYFLIKAVKGKLNIVVSGGTSSGKTTFLNAVTRFIDERDQLLTIEDTKEMKPQLPCHSIRSFEARPENEEGAGAVTIETLLRTALRSSPRRIIVGECRGPEIVTMLNAMNTGHPGSMTTIHADDTKEAIVRIENMFLEARPTANMNFVRSQIISAVDLIVQIVRFPDGRRRIVKISEPEKRVEDNGVVSMLDVFEFSRVINNDNPMDSSGNFKVVSASTRAVNKMLQHGVVLENRIFDNDFVVTKEMIIKELKDFHPSRMCGWKTNYMNEIVQASFGGTKNILERWPNLQS, from the coding sequence GTGGCTTTAAGAGAAAAAATAAGAGGCTTTTCAAACGCTTTAGAGAGTGATGTTGAAGCAAAAGTTCCAGAAGAAGATATAGTTGTTGATGACTTGTCATGTACAAGTTTTTGTTTTCCGCTTTTATATAGAGATGAACAATATTATGAGCTTGCTTGCCATATATATGATAGATTTATAGAGAAGTTAAATGTAAAAGCTGAACTTACAGAGAAAATGGTACGAGAAGTTGTTTTAAAGCATATCAGTGAGTTTAGTATCCCAAAAACATCTTTAAAGGGTGAGATTGCAGACTTTTTAATTGATAATCTTTTGTATTATGGACCAATTACAACAATCGCACGTTTAGCTGGTAATGGTTTAAATGATATTATTGTTAATACAAAAGACTATATAGATGTGATTTATGAAGGACAGACACTTACGACACCGTTTCGTTTTAGAAGTGAAGAGGATTTAAGGAAAATCATCTCCCGTATGCTCAATGAGTCAAATAGAAAAGTTGATGAATCCTCTCCTATTGCTTCAGCAAAACTTCCAGATGGTTCCCGTATAGAGATACAAATTCCACCAATTGCAGCAAATATTGATAAAGATGGTAATCCGGGTTCTTACGTAACTGTAAGAAAGTTTCGTGAAATCCCTTTATTGTTTGAGAGTTTGATAGATTCTCATATGATTGATCTTAAAATGGCATACTTTTTGATCAAAGCGGTTAAAGGGAAACTAAATATTGTAGTTTCGGGCGGGACATCAAGCGGTAAGACCACTTTTTTAAATGCAGTTACGCGTTTTATTGATGAGAGAGATCAGCTTTTAACTATTGAAGATACAAAAGAGATGAAGCCGCAGTTACCATGCCACTCTATCCGTTCTTTTGAAGCACGTCCCGAAAACGAAGAGGGTGCAGGTGCAGTTACTATTGAAACCCTTTTACGTACAGCACTCCGTTCAAGTCCAAGGAGAATCATTGTTGGAGAGTGTCGTGGACCAGAGATTGTAACAATGCTCAATGCAATGAATACTGGACATCCGGGTTCAATGACTACAATTCACGCAGATGATACTAAAGAAGCTATTGTAAGGATAGAGAATATGTTTCTTGAAGCTCGTCCTACGGCAAATATGAATTTTGTTCGTTCACAAATTATCTCTGCAGTTGATCTAATTGTTCAGATTGTCCGTTTCCCGGATGGAAGAAGACGTATAGTTAAAATATCAGAACCTGAGAAAAGGGTTGAAGATAACGGTGTTGTGTCAATGCTTGATGTATTTGAATTTTCTCGTGTGATTAACAATGATAATCCAATGGATTCTTCCGGAAACTTTAAAGTCGTTTCTGCTTCAACAAGAGCTGTAAATAAGATGCTGCAACATGGTGTAGTACTTGAAAATCGTATTTTTGATAATGATTTTGTTGTGACGAAAGAGATGATTATCAAAGAGTTAAAAGATTTTCATCCAAGTAGAATGTGTGGTTGGAAAACCAATTATATGAATGAGATTGTTCAAGCATCATTTGGTGGTACAAAAAATATTTTAGAAAGATGGCCAAACCTGCAATCATGA